Genomic window (Sediminispirochaeta smaragdinae DSM 11293):
AGAAGGCCGAGGAAGATAGTTATACCGATATTCAGGTTGGTGATGATCTTGAAACGATCATAAAAAATGTATCGTACAACAACAAGAAGTCCATTACCGATACCCTTCTTGTTCTTGATATCGAAGAGCTGAAAAAGGCCATTGCGGTGTTGCATTCATCCAAGCGTATCGATTTTTACGGCGTGGGGGCCTCGGGGCTTATCGCCCAGGATGCCCAGCAAAAATTTATGCGCATCAACAGGTATTCGATGGCCTACACCGATACCCATCTCCAGGCCACGGCGGCGGCCAACCTTTCGGCGGAGGACGCGGCTGTCTTTATATCCTATTCAGGAGAGACCCGGGACATCGTCGAAACCATGGAGATTGCGAAAAAGACAAGGGCAAAGACCATCTCTATTACAAAATTCGGGAACAATACCCTGAACAGCAAGGCCGACATCAAGCTTTTTACGGCTTCTCCCGAAACAAGCATGCGAAGCGGAGCCAGCGGTTCAAGGATAGCCCAGCTTAATGTGATAGACATCCTCTTTTCCGGTCTCGGCAGTATCGAGTATTCCGAGATCAAGAAATATCTTGACCGGACCAGAAAGGTTCGGGCCATAAAAAAATTCCGGGACTGAGGACGGACCGCGGTTTGGTGGAGGTTCTGCAAATTTCATAAATCAGTCGACTGTACAATGAGGTCCGCTTTGCAGGTTTGCGCGGTCGATACAAAGGAGAGAGAATGAAAAAAAAGATTTCTGCTGGACGCTTGATAATGACTATGGTCCTTCTGTTGTCGATGTCGTTTTTCGGCGCTTGTTCTCAGAAGAAGCCGTCTGACGGAGGGACTGCGGATGCCGCAGTTGAAAGCGATGCAAAGGACTCTGTCAGACGGGGCGGGATCGTAAACGTCACCTCGACGAAGCAAGGGGTTCTGATCAAGAATTTCAACCCATTCTCTCCGAACGCCTTGCAGTCGACCTTTGGATGTTTCTACGAAACCCTGGTTTTTGCAAATGAATATTCGGGAGAGGTAACTCCCTGGCTTGCTGAGCGTTACTCCTGGTCGGAAGATCTCAAGAGCCTTGAGTTTCATCTTCGCAAAGATGTGAAATGGAACGACGGTGAAGCTTTTGATGCCGACGATGTGATCTTTACCCTGGAGCTGGCAAAAGGCGACAAGGCCCTGGACAAGGCCGGAATATGGAATCAGGGGCTGGTCGACGTAAAGAAGATCGATGCCTATACGATTGATTTTACCTTCGAGGAGGTAAATACCACCGTGCTTCCCCAGATGGCCAGCCTGTACATCATGCCCGAGCATATATGGGCCTCCGTCGACAATCCCTCGGAATGGACGGGAAACGAAAACCCCGTGGGAACCGGCCCCTTTGTCTTTGACGAGGGCTCTTTTACCGAGCAGTCCTATCGTCTGAAGCGTAATCCCCTGTACTGGCAGCTGGGAGAAGACGGAAAGCCTCTGCCCTATATCGACGGTGTCCAGTATGTGGGGGCGACCGGCAATGCCCAGGCCCAAATGAAGATCATCTCCGGCGAGGTTGACTGGGGAGCCTATTTTCTCGCAAATATCGACGAGACCTATGTAAAGCGGGATCCCGATCACAATCATTACTGGCTGCCCGAGGGGAACATCGTCTACCTCAACCTCAACAACGGCAAAGAGCCGTTCTCGAACCGGAATGTCAGGCGCGCCCTTGCCATGGCCATCGACCAGAAAGAGATAACAACCATCATGAACTCCGGTGCGGTTCCTGCGGGGCAGGCCGGTGTAAAGACCGGATATCTATCCTGGGTGCCCGAGGATGCCGAATCATTTCGGCTTTCCTTCGATTCCGATGCTGCGGTGAGATTGCTCGAAAGCGAAGGCTATGCAAAGAATGCCAAGGGCATCATGGAAAAGGATGGAAAGGCGCTTTCCTTTGAGCTCTATGTTCCGACGGGATGGACCGACTGGATCACCGCGGTTGAGACCGTGAGCAACCAGCTAAAGGAGATCGGTATCGATGCCCGGGTAAATCAAGCTGCATGGCCTTCACCCTTCCTCGATAATATCACGACGGGAAATTACGATATCTCCATTGACTACGTAAATTCGGGCTTCTCTCCCTACTATCAGTACAATAACATCCTGCCTTCCCGGCACTGGGCC
Coding sequences:
- a CDS encoding ABC transporter substrate-binding protein; the encoded protein is MKKKISAGRLIMTMVLLLSMSFFGACSQKKPSDGGTADAAVESDAKDSVRRGGIVNVTSTKQGVLIKNFNPFSPNALQSTFGCFYETLVFANEYSGEVTPWLAERYSWSEDLKSLEFHLRKDVKWNDGEAFDADDVIFTLELAKGDKALDKAGIWNQGLVDVKKIDAYTIDFTFEEVNTTVLPQMASLYIMPEHIWASVDNPSEWTGNENPVGTGPFVFDEGSFTEQSYRLKRNPLYWQLGEDGKPLPYIDGVQYVGATGNAQAQMKIISGEVDWGAYFLANIDETYVKRDPDHNHYWLPEGNIVYLNLNNGKEPFSNRNVRRALAMAIDQKEITTIMNSGAVPAGQAGVKTGYLSWVPEDAESFRLSFDSDAAVRLLESEGYAKNAKGIMEKDGKALSFELYVPTGWTDWITAVETVSNQLKEIGIDARVNQAAWPSPFLDNITTGNYDISIDYVNSGFSPYYQYNNILPSRHWAPVGEDATGHSQVRYRNEKLDQAFSAYRRTADKNEQLGYIHTILSAVMEDTPLVPLFFNPTWYEYSTRNFTGWPKADDPYTVPKAAGMDKMPVFLNLRPKN
- a CDS encoding MurR/RpiR family transcriptional regulator; its protein translation is MNGCLLKVKEAFDDLKPSEKKVASYILSFPEESVGLSVGELAQRCNTSNAAIIRFCKTLRFDGYRDFAIQMASDISSQKAEEDSYTDIQVGDDLETIIKNVSYNNKKSITDTLLVLDIEELKKAIAVLHSSKRIDFYGVGASGLIAQDAQQKFMRINRYSMAYTDTHLQATAAANLSAEDAAVFISYSGETRDIVETMEIAKKTRAKTISITKFGNNTLNSKADIKLFTASPETSMRSGASGSRIAQLNVIDILFSGLGSIEYSEIKKYLDRTRKVRAIKKFRD